A stretch of Methanosphaera cuniculi DNA encodes these proteins:
- a CDS encoding right-handed parallel beta-helix repeat-containing protein, with product MFNKKLNLVLVMTLIVFLVGVTAVSAADADNTQSIQTDNQLQQHTNTQQTIEKTTTQTQNDETQTTKTNKKVETTSKNTVQNTKTINENKENTKTVKKAENTSVTVNSGNYFSYFNSGGRMLSKIGANTTVILTGEFENRNFEVSKPGVYVTGENVLIKNGQVKIAEKAIGATVTNLKIQISGTDYNYAISNQALNVTISNNEIKLQKVDGEAIGIKNIENNAKILNNNVTVEGPDEAIDWSGMSDKSGEVNTAAVKTLGGENVVVTGNILNVSKIEGAISNEYGTIDVIELKGKNATVKNNTIYLYAGRFGFAITATALQNSTIENNKIYGEGERYVDGIQVADGVSNVVIANNEITLNCNNSTIYKDDNEAMAFGIITSSMGGAGSENINIYNNTININATIGYGMEIYRTSYANITDNKLKLNGVYSSGISLAHSPNCLIIDNKVNTTGNSRIYTNQVVEEIIPANKGIEIQQESANTIVRGNVVNSTDEGNNAYALFINRTNDVLIENNTFDTNTQHGVDSMGYQNSTNITNRSTITGMTGKKTAQIIVTLPDNLTVGDKINLTAKVVDSTTKQAITSGKVVFKINGATVKVGNISTIKLNNKGIVQLEYDLIQLSSKTYKITAVFGGNSDYNRADSEAITFTPKKVDVKNPSIKTFNNVYTGDKILINETLFDKNNRQLIGSNKVAIKYNGKTIQKLTIKDGKLSTSVQIPLTASSGKNKLEIVVGETGRYSTTRIYVDVNTIKQAPVFTITKASAYPGTPVRFNVTIKTNVTNSNVLNGKVGYKINGITQYDMNDYGDKLNKTLTISNGTVSFNFVIPFDFASKSYKVTITFSGNSYVEAGRYTSDALTLLF from the coding sequence ATGTTTAATAAAAAACTAAATCTTGTTTTAGTTATGACATTAATCGTATTTCTTGTAGGAGTAACCGCGGTATCAGCAGCAGATGCTGATAATACTCAAAGTATACAAACAGATAATCAACTACAACAACACACAAACACTCAACAAACAATAGAAAAAACAACAACACAAACACAAAACGATGAAACACAAACAACAAAAACCAATAAAAAAGTGGAAACCACTTCTAAAAATACGGTTCAAAACACTAAAACTATAAATGAAAATAAAGAAAATACAAAAACAGTAAAAAAAGCAGAAAACACCTCAGTAACAGTAAATAGTGGAAACTATTTCAGCTATTTTAACTCAGGAGGAAGAATGCTCAGTAAAATCGGAGCAAATACAACAGTTATATTAACTGGTGAATTCGAAAATAGAAATTTTGAAGTATCAAAACCTGGAGTTTATGTTACAGGTGAAAATGTTTTAATTAAAAATGGACAAGTAAAAATTGCAGAAAAAGCAATTGGAGCAACTGTAACAAACCTTAAAATACAAATATCTGGTACTGATTATAATTATGCAATTAGTAATCAAGCATTAAATGTAACTATATCAAACAATGAAATCAAACTTCAAAAAGTAGATGGAGAAGCTATTGGTATTAAAAACATAGAAAATAATGCTAAAATATTAAATAATAATGTAACAGTAGAAGGTCCTGATGAAGCAATTGACTGGTCTGGAATGAGTGATAAGTCTGGAGAAGTAAATACAGCAGCAGTTAAAACATTAGGTGGAGAAAACGTAGTAGTTACAGGAAATATTCTTAATGTTTCAAAAATTGAAGGTGCTATATCAAATGAATATGGTACAATTGATGTTATAGAACTTAAAGGTAAAAATGCAACAGTTAAAAATAATACTATCTACTTATATGCTGGAAGATTTGGATTTGCAATTACAGCAACAGCACTTCAAAATTCAACCATTGAAAATAATAAAATTTATGGTGAAGGTGAAAGATATGTTGATGGTATACAAGTTGCTGATGGAGTATCAAATGTTGTAATAGCAAACAACGAAATAACTTTAAATTGTAATAATTCAACAATCTATAAAGATGATAATGAAGCTATGGCATTTGGTATAATTACCTCAAGTATGGGTGGAGCTGGAAGTGAAAACATAAACATTTATAACAATACCATTAATATAAATGCTACAATTGGATATGGAATGGAAATTTACAGAACCAGCTATGCTAATATTACAGATAACAAATTAAAATTAAATGGTGTGTACTCATCAGGTATAAGTCTTGCACACTCACCAAATTGTCTTATAATAGATAATAAAGTTAATACAACAGGTAATAGTAGAATATATACAAATCAAGTAGTTGAAGAAATCATACCAGCAAACAAAGGTATTGAAATTCAACAAGAAAGTGCAAATACAATTGTTAGAGGTAATGTTGTAAACAGTACAGATGAAGGAAATAATGCATATGCACTCTTTATTAACAGAACAAACGATGTATTAATTGAAAATAACACATTTGATACAAATACACAACATGGTGTAGATTCAATGGGTTATCAAAATTCAACAAATATTACAAACAGATCAACAATTACAGGTATGACTGGTAAAAAAACAGCACAAATAATAGTTACACTTCCTGATAACTTGACTGTTGGTGATAAGATAAATCTTACAGCAAAAGTTGTAGATTCTACTACAAAACAAGCAATTACAAGTGGAAAAGTTGTATTTAAAATCAATGGAGCAACTGTAAAAGTTGGAAATATATCAACTATAAAACTTAATAATAAAGGTATTGTACAGCTTGAATATGATCTTATTCAACTTTCATCAAAAACATATAAAATCACAGCAGTATTTGGAGGTAATTCAGATTATAATCGTGCAGATTCAGAAGCAATTACATTCACACCTAAAAAAGTTGATGTTAAAAATCCATCTATAAAAACATTTAATAATGTATATACTGGAGATAAAATATTAATTAATGAAACATTATTTGATAAAAACAACAGACAGCTTATTGGATCTAATAAAGTTGCAATAAAATATAATGGTAAAACAATACAAAAATTAACCATTAAAGATGGAAAACTCTCTACAAGTGTACAAATCCCACTAACAGCTAGCAGTGGAAAAAACAAACTTGAAATTGTAGTAGGAGAAACTGGACGTTATTCAACTACAAGAATTTATGTAGATGTAAATACAATTAAACAAGCACCTGTATTTACAATAACTAAAGCTTCAGCATATCCTGGAACTCCTGTTAGATTTAATGTTACAATTAAAACTAATGTAACAAATAGTAATGTATTAAATGGTAAAGTAGGATATAAAATAAATGGTATAACACAATATGACATGAATGACTATGGAGACAAACTTAATAAAACATTAACCATATCAAATGGTACAGTATCATTTAATTTTGTTATTCCATTTGATTTTGCATCAAAATCATACAAAGTAACCATAACTTTCTCAGGAAATAGTTATGTAGAAGCTGGAAGATACACATCTGATGCTTTAACATTACTATTTTAA